A single window of Nocardia sp. NBC_01327 DNA harbors:
- a CDS encoding lipase family protein: MCKTSRPQHHSALRGLCLTTAAVAALSLGGVVYSEPAGAQPVSTPDVDPFYAAPADLGGYANGAILRSRESALFGVALPIKVWQVQYKSTDAGNRPTTGVATVLVPDAPWTGGGYRPLVSYQIAEDGLGIQCASSYVLRAGLQAGTNNAQDQEAPIAALLLQHNWAVVISDYEGPQERFIDRGQEAHSALDGIRAAVAFAPAQIGPSAPLAAFGYSGGAFATVSMMEIQPRYAPELNFTGFAAGGIPADVAAGIAMDNGTKNVGLPVFALAALDRLSPESNIPAQVDESTRAAIAAAGQQCVQQVVTDNAFRQITDVSETADLARNPVIAAAAAKQNPGQSIPAVPMYAWHSTLDDALPIAPVDALIGTYCAAGATVTYHRTDVPQHAPAAIAELPAVFAYLSDRLAGVPQQAGCHTD; the protein is encoded by the coding sequence ATGTGCAAGACCTCTCGGCCACAGCATCATTCAGCCCTGCGCGGGCTGTGCCTCACAACGGCCGCCGTCGCGGCCCTGTCCCTCGGTGGCGTCGTGTATTCGGAACCCGCTGGGGCGCAACCGGTCTCCACTCCGGATGTGGACCCGTTCTATGCGGCGCCCGCCGATCTGGGCGGTTATGCGAACGGCGCGATCCTGCGGTCCCGGGAATCGGCGCTGTTCGGCGTCGCACTGCCCATCAAAGTGTGGCAGGTGCAATACAAGTCGACCGATGCCGGCAACCGCCCCACCACGGGTGTCGCCACCGTGCTGGTGCCGGACGCCCCGTGGACCGGCGGCGGTTACCGGCCGCTGGTGAGCTATCAGATCGCCGAGGACGGTCTGGGAATCCAGTGCGCGTCCTCGTACGTCCTGCGCGCGGGGCTGCAGGCGGGGACCAATAATGCCCAGGATCAGGAGGCTCCCATCGCCGCCCTGCTGCTGCAACACAATTGGGCAGTGGTGATCTCCGATTACGAAGGCCCGCAGGAACGATTCATCGACCGAGGACAGGAGGCGCACAGCGCGCTGGACGGTATTCGCGCCGCCGTGGCCTTCGCGCCTGCGCAGATCGGACCGAGTGCGCCCCTTGCCGCCTTCGGCTACTCCGGCGGTGCGTTCGCGACCGTCTCCATGATGGAGATACAGCCGCGCTACGCGCCCGAACTCAACTTCACGGGCTTCGCCGCGGGCGGGATACCCGCCGACGTGGCCGCCGGAATCGCCATGGACAACGGCACCAAGAATGTCGGACTGCCGGTCTTCGCCCTCGCGGCGCTGGACCGCCTGAGCCCGGAGTCGAATATCCCCGCGCAGGTCGACGAATCGACCCGCGCGGCAATCGCCGCGGCCGGACAGCAATGCGTCCAGCAGGTCGTGACCGACAATGCCTTCCGGCAGATCACCGACGTATCCGAGACCGCCGATCTCGCGCGCAACCCTGTCATCGCGGCCGCCGCCGCCAAGCAGAATCCCGGGCAGAGCATCCCGGCGGTCCCCATGTACGCCTGGCACAGCACCCTCGACGACGCATTGCCGATCGCACCGGTCGACGCCTTGATCGGCACCTACTGCGCGGCCGGTGCGACCGTCACCTACCACCGCACCGACGTACCGCAGCACGCACCGGCCGCGATCGCCGAACTACCCGCCGTCTTCGCCTACCTGAGCGACCGACTGGCCGGCGTACCCCAGCAGGCCGGATGCCACACCGACTGA
- a CDS encoding aromatic-ring hydroxylase C-terminal domain-containing protein, which yields MGRPQSRHARVGEIEGWAPAGLLDTYHDERHFAGGRALLQTRAQVALRRGGDAAAEALRQVVQELLVDEPAVRRVGALIAGTDIRYPPTGSDAHALAGAFAPDLALHTGAGETSVAELMRSARPVFLDLADRPDLREIARDWQHRIDIVAATTGHRPADALLIRPDAHIAWAAGNDEPVETAAPALRAALSSWFGAPRQASVSNSR from the coding sequence GTGGGTCGCCCTCAATCTCGGCATGCTCGAGTCGGTGAGATCGAGGGCTGGGCTCCGGCCGGGCTGCTGGACACCTATCACGACGAACGTCATTTTGCCGGTGGCCGTGCCCTGCTGCAGACCCGTGCGCAGGTAGCGCTGCGGCGCGGCGGTGACGCTGCCGCCGAAGCGCTTCGGCAGGTTGTCCAGGAACTGCTCGTCGACGAACCGGCAGTGCGCCGGGTGGGCGCTCTGATCGCAGGGACCGACATCCGCTACCCGCCAACAGGTTCCGATGCTCATGCGCTGGCCGGGGCTTTCGCCCCGGACCTCGCGCTGCATACCGGCGCGGGCGAAACCAGCGTCGCGGAACTCATGCGGTCCGCCCGCCCGGTCTTCCTCGATCTCGCCGACCGGCCGGACCTGCGTGAGATCGCCCGGGATTGGCAGCACCGCATCGACATAGTCGCTGCCACCACCGGGCACCGACCCGCCGATGCGCTGCTGATTCGCCCGGACGCCCACATTGCCTGGGCCGCAGGCAATGACGAACCTGTCGAGACCGCCGCGCCCGCACTGCGCGCCGCGCTGTCCTCCTGGTTCGGGGCGCCGAGGCAGGCGTCGGTGTCGAACAGCCGCTGA
- a CDS encoding MFS transporter gives MLDAEVPTTLARPAGLGRLLTFMFPAATAMYAAFNGVQQILLPAQVEAFDPAAKVGNLALITALAAIASMVALPIGGAVSDRTRSPFGRRSPWIAVTAVLSAVLLIAIGSAADLVVLTITVVALWFTANFYQGAFAAILPDRVPVARRGLASSVIGLGTPVGILLGVNVASRVSQFWGYAILALVFVIASAALVFGAREASSEGVIAPVRTTRRHSELVRAFFAAFRSTDFSLAFLSRASLSLAYFTVSGYLFYSMQDYIGAGNIPGGDVAVAVATLSTISVATWSVVAMFTGWLADRLDRRKLFVGISAAGLAASMLVPILSPTWTGMIVYAFLSGAFIGTYFAVDLAVMSLVLPDKQNEGRDFGLLAVATGLPQVLSSVLAGALLTLFGSYIALFCFGAACALVAGLVIMRIRSIR, from the coding sequence ATGCTCGACGCCGAGGTGCCGACCACTCTCGCTCGCCCCGCAGGACTCGGCCGGCTCCTGACCTTCATGTTCCCGGCGGCGACAGCCATGTATGCCGCCTTCAACGGTGTGCAGCAGATTCTGCTGCCCGCCCAGGTCGAGGCCTTCGACCCCGCCGCCAAGGTGGGCAATCTGGCATTGATCACCGCACTGGCCGCCATTGCCTCGATGGTGGCGCTGCCGATCGGCGGAGCGGTGTCGGACCGCACCCGGTCACCGTTCGGCCGGCGGTCACCCTGGATCGCGGTGACGGCCGTGCTGTCGGCGGTGCTGCTGATTGCCATCGGCAGCGCCGCCGACCTGGTCGTGCTGACGATTACCGTTGTGGCCCTGTGGTTTACGGCGAACTTCTATCAGGGCGCCTTCGCGGCGATCCTGCCCGACCGGGTACCGGTGGCACGACGCGGCCTCGCCTCCTCGGTGATCGGGCTGGGCACGCCGGTCGGCATTCTGCTCGGGGTGAATGTGGCCAGCCGAGTCAGCCAGTTCTGGGGTTACGCGATCCTGGCCCTCGTCTTCGTCATCGCCAGTGCGGCACTGGTATTCGGCGCCCGGGAGGCGTCGTCGGAGGGGGTCATCGCACCGGTCCGGACCACGCGGCGGCACTCGGAGCTGGTGCGCGCGTTCTTCGCGGCATTCCGCAGTACGGATTTCAGTCTCGCGTTCCTGAGCCGGGCAAGCCTGTCCCTGGCCTACTTCACCGTCAGCGGCTATCTGTTCTACTCGATGCAGGACTACATCGGTGCGGGCAATATCCCCGGCGGCGATGTCGCCGTCGCGGTGGCGACGCTGTCCACGATCTCGGTGGCGACGTGGTCGGTGGTCGCCATGTTCACCGGCTGGCTCGCCGATCGGCTCGACCGCCGCAAACTGTTCGTGGGGATCAGCGCGGCCGGACTCGCCGCCTCGATGCTGGTGCCGATCCTGAGTCCGACCTGGACGGGCATGATCGTCTACGCCTTCCTGTCCGGGGCGTTCATCGGCACCTATTTCGCCGTCGATCTCGCCGTCATGTCGCTCGTCCTGCCGGACAAGCAGAACGAGGGCCGGGACTTCGGCCTGCTCGCGGTCGCGACCGGACTCCCCCAGGTGCTGTCCTCGGTCCTCGCCGGCGCGCTGCTCACGCTGTTCGGCAGCTATATCGCCCTGTTCTGCTTCGGCGCGGCCTGCGCGCTCGTCGCCGGGCTCGTCATCATGCGGATCCGCTCGATCCGCTGA
- a CDS encoding NAD-dependent epimerase/dehydratase family protein: MDILLTGATGYVGSHISSALTGAGHTVTAVVRSEESAAKVKSDRVTPVIGAITDETFLVEALRQADGAIHAATPGDQTAAEFDAAVVRAVARAFGDTGKPYAHIAGMWEFGSGTDIVEDQPFDPPALVAWRPAICQQALDIPGARVSIISSAGVYGDGGGLPNLIAGAPKDSEGRLTTIGSGRQHWGTIHAADLAEVFLRVIESSTASGRFIAASGDNPTVRAMAEAAARAAGAPGVVTESDEAARDRIGAYLADALLLDQQTRAERVRSVLGWTPQRPTVLEELEFGSYARTAQ, encoded by the coding sequence ATGGATATTCTGCTCACCGGTGCGACCGGATATGTCGGTTCGCACATTTCGAGCGCCCTGACCGGTGCGGGGCATACCGTGACAGCGGTCGTCCGCAGTGAGGAAAGCGCGGCGAAGGTCAAGTCCGACAGGGTGACCCCGGTGATCGGCGCGATCACCGATGAGACGTTTCTCGTCGAGGCGCTGCGCCAGGCCGACGGCGCGATACACGCTGCCACGCCGGGCGATCAGACCGCCGCCGAATTCGATGCGGCCGTGGTGCGCGCCGTCGCCCGGGCGTTCGGTGATACCGGCAAGCCGTACGCGCATATCGCCGGTATGTGGGAGTTCGGTTCGGGGACCGATATCGTCGAGGATCAGCCGTTCGACCCGCCCGCGCTGGTCGCCTGGCGACCGGCGATCTGCCAACAGGCGCTTGATATTCCGGGCGCCCGGGTATCGATCATCTCCTCGGCGGGCGTCTATGGAGACGGGGGCGGACTTCCGAATCTTATTGCGGGCGCGCCGAAGGACAGCGAGGGCAGGCTCACCACGATCGGTTCCGGTCGGCAGCACTGGGGAACGATTCACGCGGCAGACCTGGCGGAGGTGTTTCTCCGCGTGATCGAATCATCCACTGCCAGTGGCCGGTTCATCGCGGCCAGCGGTGACAACCCCACCGTCCGCGCCATGGCCGAGGCGGCCGCCCGCGCGGCCGGGGCGCCCGGCGTAGTCACCGAATCAGATGAGGCGGCACGCGATCGCATCGGCGCCTACCTGGCCGATGCCTTGCTCTTGGACCAGCAGACCAGGGCCGAGCGCGTGCGATCGGTGCTCGGTTGGACTCCGCAGCGGCCCACCGTGCTCGAAGAACTGGAATTCGGCAGCTACGCCCGTACGGCACAGTGA
- a CDS encoding LuxR C-terminal-related transcriptional regulator, whose amino-acid sequence MTRSPVSGRSGLIDRRALVAALDRGTDKPVTIISAPAGSGKTSLLRSWAEGPGRTRRIAFVTVRPGQHDAQPFWLALLGAVRAAASDAGHAVIPSATPDFNGDTMAERLLAEFSEVDGTLVLVIDDLHEIGAPETFEQLTALLTDLPPHVHAILAARRDPPLRLHRLRLAGELTELRSAHLRFTEIETSQFLTAAGLTLPHRAAELLHQRTEGWVAGLRLAALSLADHPDPERFVAEFSGSDRTVAEYLIAEMLEQQPAHVQRLLLRTSLLDRVNGELADLLTGSAGSARILLDLEDANAFVVSLDPGRMWFRYHHLFRGLLRLELRRTATAELPGLHARAARWLAAHGYTAEAIGHFQAAGDWTEAAELLTEHALSLTLDGRAGTVRALLRSFPSGPGENSPELAPVYAIADLDQLRLDEAAAHLHLARSAAAAAPPDRRHRRQLAILSLELLLARLRGHFDGVVEQVNSLPAPAAGQSNADIALGSDLRTIALLNLGVAESWSLRMPESERHLREGAELAREIGRPYLEVACRAQLGFAATARSLTEARRFSSAAIALAAEHGWDEQPVIAPALATLAGTMIWTGAFDEGEHWLDRALRVTREGSEPGLRLLLHLLGGMLHAARGRYRQALAEFEIAGQVQANMAGEHALAGRVLGGAVAAQARLGMPGKARATLAALGGQHTDNGEIRTATAIVCLAENDPASARSTLRAVLDGSAPVTHDFTRVEAHLLNALACRAEKEDRALRAGVEAALELAEPERLILPFILTGGWELLESVPAHSTSHAALITDILDAAQGSPPARTVVPPAEHLSPTELRLLRYLPTNLTRPEIAGELSVSVNTVNTHIRNIYTKLGVTDRSTAVQRGRELHLLSAGRT is encoded by the coding sequence ATGACTCGTTCGCCTGTATCCGGTCGATCCGGCCTGATCGATCGCCGCGCGCTGGTCGCCGCGCTCGATCGCGGCACGGACAAGCCCGTGACGATCATCTCCGCACCCGCGGGCAGCGGCAAGACCTCGCTGCTGCGCAGCTGGGCGGAGGGGCCGGGACGTACGCGGCGGATCGCCTTCGTCACCGTGCGGCCCGGACAGCACGACGCGCAGCCCTTCTGGCTCGCACTGCTCGGCGCGGTCCGCGCCGCGGCAAGCGATGCGGGGCATGCCGTAATTCCCTCTGCCACACCCGATTTCAACGGCGATACCATGGCGGAGCGGCTGCTGGCCGAATTCTCCGAGGTCGACGGCACGCTCGTCCTCGTCATCGACGATCTGCACGAGATCGGTGCGCCCGAGACCTTCGAACAGCTCACCGCACTACTCACCGATCTCCCCCCGCACGTCCATGCGATCCTGGCCGCCCGCCGCGATCCCCCACTGCGCCTGCACCGCCTGCGCCTCGCCGGTGAATTGACCGAACTCCGCAGTGCGCACCTGCGTTTCACCGAAATCGAGACGAGCCAATTCCTCACCGCCGCAGGTCTCACACTCCCGCACCGGGCGGCCGAACTGCTGCACCAGCGCACCGAAGGCTGGGTGGCCGGGCTGCGGCTGGCCGCGCTCTCCCTCGCCGATCACCCCGATCCGGAACGCTTCGTCGCGGAGTTCTCCGGCAGCGATCGGACCGTCGCGGAGTATCTGATCGCGGAGATGCTCGAACAGCAGCCCGCGCATGTGCAGCGGCTGCTGCTGCGCACCTCGCTGCTGGACCGGGTCAACGGTGAGCTGGCGGATCTGCTGACGGGATCCGCCGGATCCGCACGCATACTGCTGGACCTGGAGGATGCGAACGCCTTCGTCGTCTCCCTCGATCCGGGCCGGATGTGGTTCCGCTACCACCACCTCTTCCGTGGACTGCTGCGGCTGGAATTGCGCCGCACCGCGACCGCGGAGCTCCCCGGACTGCATGCGCGCGCCGCGCGGTGGCTGGCCGCGCACGGATACACCGCCGAGGCCATCGGGCACTTCCAGGCCGCGGGTGACTGGACCGAGGCGGCCGAGCTGCTCACCGAGCACGCACTGAGCCTGACCCTCGACGGGCGCGCGGGCACGGTCCGGGCGCTGCTGCGGTCGTTCCCGTCCGGGCCCGGCGAGAACTCGCCGGAACTGGCGCCGGTGTACGCGATCGCCGACCTGGACCAGCTCCGGCTGGACGAGGCCGCCGCACACCTGCATCTCGCCCGGTCCGCCGCAGCGGCCGCGCCACCGGACCGCCGGCATCGGCGGCAGCTGGCGATCCTCTCGCTCGAACTACTGCTCGCGCGGCTGCGGGGGCACTTCGACGGTGTTGTCGAACAGGTGAACTCGCTGCCCGCACCGGCGGCAGGGCAGTCCAATGCCGATATCGCGCTCGGCAGCGATCTGCGGACCATCGCGCTGCTGAATCTCGGTGTGGCAGAGTCCTGGTCGTTGCGCATGCCCGAGAGCGAGCGCCACCTGCGGGAGGGCGCGGAGCTCGCCCGCGAGATCGGCCGCCCCTACCTGGAGGTCGCCTGCCGCGCCCAGCTGGGCTTCGCCGCGACCGCCCGCTCCCTCACCGAAGCTCGCCGATTCAGCAGCGCCGCAATCGCTTTGGCCGCCGAGCACGGGTGGGACGAGCAGCCGGTGATCGCCCCGGCGCTGGCGACGCTGGCCGGGACGATGATCTGGACCGGCGCATTCGACGAGGGCGAACACTGGCTGGACCGCGCGCTGCGGGTCACCCGGGAAGGCAGCGAACCGGGGCTGCGATTGCTGCTGCATCTGCTGGGCGGCATGCTGCACGCCGCGCGCGGCCGATACCGACAGGCGCTGGCGGAATTCGAGATCGCCGGACAGGTACAGGCGAATATGGCTGGGGAACACGCGCTCGCGGGCCGGGTCCTCGGGGGTGCGGTGGCCGCGCAGGCTCGGCTCGGCATGCCGGGGAAGGCACGCGCGACGCTCGCCGCGCTGGGCGGACAACACACGGACAACGGCGAAATCCGCACTGCGACAGCCATTGTGTGCCTGGCGGAGAACGATCCGGCGTCGGCACGCAGCACACTGCGGGCGGTGCTCGACGGGTCCGCGCCCGTCACCCACGACTTCACCCGCGTCGAGGCCCACCTCCTGAACGCGCTCGCCTGCCGCGCCGAGAAGGAGGACCGCGCGCTGCGCGCCGGCGTCGAGGCAGCGCTGGAGCTGGCCGAGCCGGAGCGCCTGATCCTGCCGTTCATTCTGACCGGCGGCTGGGAATTGCTGGAATCCGTTCCAGCACACAGCACTTCACATGCGGCATTGATCACCGATATTCTCGACGCCGCCCAGGGCAGCCCGCCGGCCCGCACCGTCGTACCACCCGCCGAGCACCTCAGCCCGACCGAACTGCGCCTGCTGCGCTATCTACCGACGAACCTCACCCGGCCCGAAATCGCCGGGGAGCTGTCGGTCTCGGTGAACACCGTCAACACCCACATTCGCAATATCTACACCAAACTCGGCGTCACCGACCGCTCCACCGCCGTTCAGCGCGGCCGCGAACTGCATCTGCTGTCCGCCGGACGCACCTGA
- a CDS encoding alpha/beta fold hydrolase, with amino-acid sequence MPYVSTPEGVRLCYDTFGNPEAPPLLLIQGLGAHLLGWRAELCEALAGAGFHVVRFDNRDVGLSQKFPEGGYLLRDMAADTAGLLRALGIDSAHIVAQSMGGIIAQELVIHQPDLVRSLALIYTAPNNHEFFAGVDLIDERMALPHARDRAEAVELYLRNEAPCSSPGYPADLEWLRLLGGLMYDRDYDPDGAARQTAAILASPDYTAELRGITVPTTIMHGDGDRLISPAAATALHEAIAGSTLTVFPGMGHELPQALWSDIVALVHDNAVTSSERV; translated from the coding sequence ATGCCGTATGTCAGCACTCCCGAGGGAGTTCGCCTCTGCTATGACACCTTCGGAAATCCGGAAGCTCCACCGCTGCTTCTCATTCAGGGCTTGGGAGCGCATCTGCTCGGCTGGCGCGCCGAGCTGTGCGAGGCGCTCGCCGGCGCGGGATTCCATGTCGTTCGGTTCGACAATCGCGACGTCGGGTTGTCCCAGAAATTCCCCGAGGGCGGTTATCTGCTGAGGGATATGGCGGCCGACACCGCGGGCCTGCTGCGTGCGCTGGGGATCGACTCGGCGCATATCGTGGCGCAGTCGATGGGCGGAATCATCGCTCAGGAGTTGGTGATTCATCAGCCCGACCTGGTCCGTTCGCTCGCGCTGATCTATACCGCGCCGAACAATCACGAATTCTTCGCCGGCGTGGATCTGATCGATGAGCGGATGGCCCTGCCCCACGCACGCGATCGCGCGGAGGCCGTCGAACTGTATCTGCGTAACGAGGCGCCCTGCTCATCGCCCGGATATCCCGCCGACCTCGAGTGGCTGCGGCTGCTCGGCGGGCTCATGTACGACCGCGATTACGATCCGGACGGCGCCGCCCGGCAGACCGCCGCCATCCTCGCCTCGCCCGACTACACAGCCGAGCTGCGCGGAATCACCGTTCCGACAACCATCATGCACGGCGACGGCGATCGGCTGATCAGCCCGGCGGCCGCCACGGCGCTGCACGAAGCCATCGCGGGATCCACCCTCACCGTCTTCCCGGGTATGGGACATGAACTCCCGCAAGCACTGTGGAGCGACATCGTCGCTCTCGTCCACGACAACGCTGTCACCTCCTCGGAACGAGTCTGA
- a CDS encoding nuclear transport factor 2 family protein — MTSHSTLSPQDAADRLAIRGLIDAYAHCADHRDAEGQLALFTPDTHFLVFMDSSSAEPTQDLHGRDALVPVFDNLNVYARTTHFNGQSSVALAGDHATGESYCLAHHLSFDEDGGRSLMIASIRYIDQFVKNDGEWLFAERRLMVDWTETRTSTP; from the coding sequence ATGACCTCCCACTCGACACTCTCGCCCCAGGACGCCGCCGACCGTCTCGCCATTCGCGGGCTGATCGACGCCTACGCCCACTGCGCCGACCACCGCGACGCCGAGGGACAGCTCGCGCTCTTCACCCCGGACACCCACTTCCTGGTGTTCATGGACTCCTCCTCGGCCGAACCGACCCAGGATCTGCACGGCCGCGATGCCCTCGTCCCGGTCTTCGACAATCTGAACGTCTACGCCAGGACCACACACTTCAACGGCCAGAGTTCGGTCGCCCTGGCCGGTGATCATGCGACCGGTGAAAGCTACTGCCTGGCCCATCACCTGTCCTTCGACGAGGACGGCGGGCGCTCACTCATGATCGCTTCCATCCGCTATATCGACCAGTTCGTCAAGAACGACGGCGAATGGCTCTTCGCGGAGCGCCGCCTCATGGTCGACTGGACCGAAACCCGCACCAGCACACCGTAG
- a CDS encoding acyl-CoA dehydrogenase family protein encodes MSTSPIDSADFYALEDLLDDSETKVLHRVREFMKTEVEPIINQHWQRGSFPFEIVPGFRQLGIAGLPYQGFGCPGRSFLLDGMVAMELARTDPSIATFAGVHGGLSMGSIYLCGNDAQRERFLPAMARLERIGAFGLTEPEVGSGASGGLRTTARREGDTWVLNGRKKWIGNATFGDLTVIWAKDLADGQVKGFVVDNSSPGFHTEKLEDKIALRVVQNALITLTDVRVPEADRLQHADSFRDTAAVLRMTRAGVAWMAVGCARGAYENALRYALEREQFGRPIAGFQLVQDLLVRMLGNITSSWALCARLSQLQDQGRAEDRHSSLAKAWCTVRMRETVGWARELMGGNGILLEHNVGRFVADAEAIYSYEGTREMNTLIVGRAITGLSAFV; translated from the coding sequence ATGAGTACCTCCCCCATCGACAGCGCCGACTTCTACGCCCTCGAGGACCTGCTCGACGACAGCGAAACCAAAGTCCTGCACCGGGTCCGGGAATTCATGAAGACCGAGGTGGAGCCGATCATCAATCAGCACTGGCAGCGCGGCAGCTTCCCGTTCGAGATCGTGCCGGGCTTCCGGCAACTCGGCATCGCGGGGCTGCCCTATCAGGGATTCGGTTGTCCGGGAAGGTCTTTCCTGCTCGACGGCATGGTCGCGATGGAGCTGGCCCGCACCGATCCGTCCATCGCCACCTTCGCCGGTGTGCACGGGGGCCTGTCCATGGGCTCGATCTACCTGTGCGGCAACGATGCCCAGCGCGAGCGGTTCCTGCCCGCCATGGCGCGGCTGGAGCGGATCGGCGCCTTCGGGCTGACCGAACCGGAGGTCGGATCCGGCGCGTCGGGGGGTCTGCGCACCACCGCGCGGCGCGAGGGCGATACCTGGGTGCTCAACGGCCGCAAGAAGTGGATCGGCAACGCCACCTTCGGCGATCTCACCGTCATCTGGGCCAAGGATCTTGCCGACGGCCAGGTCAAAGGGTTTGTGGTGGACAACAGCAGCCCCGGATTCCACACCGAGAAGCTCGAGGACAAGATCGCGCTGCGGGTGGTGCAGAACGCGCTCATCACCCTCACCGATGTCCGGGTGCCCGAGGCCGATCGACTGCAGCACGCCGACAGCTTCCGCGACACCGCCGCGGTGTTGCGCATGACGCGCGCGGGCGTGGCCTGGATGGCGGTCGGCTGCGCCCGCGGCGCCTACGAGAACGCCCTGCGCTATGCCCTGGAACGTGAGCAGTTCGGCCGCCCCATCGCCGGATTCCAGCTCGTACAGGACCTTCTGGTGCGCATGCTCGGCAATATCACCTCGTCCTGGGCGCTGTGCGCGCGGCTGTCTCAGCTACAGGACCAGGGCCGCGCCGAGGACCGCCACTCCTCGCTGGCCAAAGCCTGGTGCACCGTGCGCATGCGTGAAACCGTCGGCTGGGCACGGGAATTGATGGGCGGCAATGGAATTCTGCTGGAACACAATGTCGGCCGCTTCGTCGCCGACGCCGAGGCCATCTACTCCTACGAGGGCACGCGGGAGATGAACACCCTCATCGTGGGCCGCGCCATCACCGGGTTGAGCGCATTCGTCTGA
- a CDS encoding FAD-dependent monooxygenase yields MTDTDVIIAGAGPAGLMLAGELCLAGVRPVVLERYPQPRDTPKASGIGGQILNLLRYRDLLDRFEAAASDPHPPPRFPFGGVHVDLRGLVDPPLRAVAIAQVDTERVLAEHAAELGTEIRRGHEAGRNPVPRHHISGRQQGRSCRRARYGDRFRQR; encoded by the coding sequence GTGACGGACACCGACGTGATCATTGCGGGGGCAGGTCCCGCGGGCCTGATGCTGGCCGGTGAGCTGTGCCTGGCAGGTGTGCGGCCGGTGGTGCTGGAGCGGTACCCGCAGCCCCGCGATACCCCGAAGGCCAGTGGCATCGGCGGGCAGATCCTGAATCTGCTGCGCTACCGAGACCTACTGGATCGATTCGAAGCGGCCGCCAGTGATCCGCATCCGCCGCCCCGATTCCCTTTCGGCGGTGTGCATGTGGACCTCAGGGGTCTGGTCGATCCGCCGCTGCGGGCGGTGGCGATCGCGCAGGTGGATACCGAGCGAGTGCTCGCCGAACACGCCGCCGAACTGGGCACCGAGATCCGCCGGGGACACGAGGCTGGCCGGAATCCCGTTCCCCGGCACCACATATCCGGACGTCAACAGGGTCGGTCATGTCGCCGTGCCCGATACGGTGACCGTTTTCGACAACGGTGA